The following are from one region of the Paenibacillus protaetiae genome:
- a CDS encoding YheC/YheD family protein — protein MLIQRDKWLQYRILRSNPSLAGRLPDTQLLQKNALSKMLLHYQSVVLKPRDGRYGRGILFIKRNSANAYRIHYEQRAVTMRDTGKVLQLLRKKNKSRGYIVQRRLQLAQIGHKPFDIRIIAQRKKGVSSRWSVTGSYAKVAKQGYLVTNVASRTIPVPQALKLAQIGNRSLLARAERIALQAAKRLGERYPTLRQVGFDIGIDRNQRIWIIEGNYQPDLRPFRLLKDPSMLRKIVWYKHH, from the coding sequence ATGTTAATCCAAAGAGACAAATGGCTGCAATATCGCATTCTTCGCAGTAATCCTTCTCTCGCCGGACGGTTGCCAGACACACAGCTGCTTCAAAAAAACGCCTTATCGAAAATGCTTCTTCACTATCAAAGCGTCGTACTGAAACCTCGCGACGGGCGCTATGGAAGAGGCATCCTGTTCATTAAACGGAACAGCGCAAACGCCTATCGTATTCATTACGAACAAAGAGCAGTCACCATGAGGGACACCGGTAAAGTGCTCCAACTGCTCCGTAAAAAAAACAAAAGTCGCGGATATATAGTCCAAAGGCGGCTGCAGCTCGCGCAAATTGGACACAAGCCGTTCGACATTCGGATCATAGCCCAGCGAAAAAAAGGCGTTTCCTCCCGTTGGAGCGTGACCGGTTCATACGCGAAAGTAGCTAAACAAGGATACCTGGTCACGAATGTGGCGAGCCGCACCATTCCAGTGCCCCAAGCGCTCAAATTAGCCCAAATCGGAAACCGGAGCCTGCTGGCCAGAGCAGAACGGATCGCATTGCAGGCTGCCAAGCGGCTGGGGGAGCGTTACCCCACGCTTAGGCAAGTCGGGTTCGATATTGGCATCGACCGGAACCAACGGATCTGGATCATCGAAGGCAATTACCAACCGGATTTGCGTCCGTTCCGGCTTTTGAAAGACCCTTCGATGCTTCGCAAAATCGTATGGTATAAGCACCATTAA